The genomic window ATCTCAATTTCAATACGTTATACGTATCCTAACTCAGGCGACAGGCTTTTAGAATGATTAATAATTCAAAAATATCCCAATTGAAAGAAAAAAAGGACTCGCCATGACAGATCAGGGTCTCGACCATCTCCAGATCATGGGGCAGTTGGCCAGAGAATATGAACAAAAAACCCGGGAACTTGAAGAAATCGTTCAACAGGCCGATCCTTCCATGTTGCTTCGCCAGGTCAAGCTGCGGGGTGAGCTGACCACGGATCGATTCAGAGCGGCCCAGATGTTTCTGCTGACTTCTCTGGCATCGGTCTCCGACATGGAACGCAAAGAAGATGAACCCCTGAAGGCCATCATCGTGCTCAGCCGGTGTTTCGACGAAATGCGAATCCTTTTCCAATGCCTTCTCGATCGCCAGGCGATCGCCGCACCCCGGGGCGAGGCCCCGCACGTCTCCTGAGGGCGGAGCTCCGGCAAGCCTGCGTCCGTGCGCCGCAGGACTGCGGGTTGGGAACTGCCGGAGGGGATGCCGCCCTTCCTGATAAGAATCATCAGCTTTCCGGGGTGCTTCAGCCGACCCGCCTGCCATTCCCCCTGCTCCCCGGTGCCGCAGAACAGGTCCACTCGTCCGGGCCCCTTGATCGCACCTCCGGTGTCCTGGTTCAAAACCCAGCGATGGAGCGGTTCCCATCCGAGCACGTTGCCCCGTTCATCCAGGCGGGGCTTTTGTGTTTCGAGAAAGCACGGCGCGCCGGAAGGGTGGAACTGCGGGTCGGTTGCGATGGAGCGCCCGGCGGTCAAGGGCACGTTGATGCTTCCCATCGGGCCTTCTTTGACCCATTGAAAGAATACGTAGCTCTCATTGTGCCACAGGATCTCCTCCATCAGTTCCGGATGTGCCCCCAAATAGGCGCGAATCGCCTGCATGGACATTTCATCGACGGTCATCACGCCCCTGTCGATGAGCACCTTGCCGATGCTCCTGTAAGGGCGTCCGTTCGCTCCCGCGTAGCCGATTCGTCGGTCCCCGCCGGGCATGCGGAGCATCCCGGAACCCTGCACGTGAAGAAAAAAGGCGTCCACCGGGTCGGCCAGCCATGCCAGTTCGCTTCCCCACCGGTCGAGAGCCTTCTCCCCGTCGATCTGTGCCCGCGTAAAGTAGGGAACGACCTTGCGCTCGTTCAACCGTCCGATCAGGCGGCCCGTGGGGAATTTCACGGGATCGAAGGAAGGCAGATCGATGGTCAGCAGGTCGGGGGGAACCCCGTAGAGAGGATGGCGGAAAGTTTCGTCGCGCCGACCGCGGGCTTCGAGGATGGGCTCATAGTAACCCGTGACGAGGGAAGGGCGGTCCGGCGGGGCGACGAGGAATACGTCGAAGGCGGCGGCAATGGTTTTCCTGTCGAGGCGCTGAGCCCGGCAGAGCTCGAGGAAGCGTTGCAGAGTGGATTTGAGCAGGTCCGCGCGGACCTGCACTTCACCCAGTGAATACAGGCGGTCCGCGGGAACCCGGTCGAAAAACTTCATGCTCCGTTCAGCGGCTGTGAGCAGCGAGGCCGCATCCATGTCGTCGCTGAAATCGGGGAGTTGCTCCTCCGGCAGGCGTTGCAGCACGGAGACCGCGGTCGGTTTGGGTGCGGGCTGCGGTGTGCAGCCCGCGAACAGCACCAAAGCCGCAAAAGCCAGGGAGAGAATTTTCGGCAACATATCCGGAGCCGCGCTGCTCGGTTTACGCCCCGGGCACATGGACTACGTGCCCATTTCCCATGAGTGCAGGTAAGCGTCCTGCTCCGGGGTGAGCGTGTCGATGTCCACGTTCATGGAAGCCAGCTTCAACTTGGCTATATTCTTGTCGATTTCCATCGGCACCCGGTAGACCTGTTTTTTCAGGGTCGTGTGGTGTTTGACCATGTGCTCGGTGCACAAGGCCTGGTTGGCGAAACTCATGTCCATCACGCTCGACGGGTGGCCTTCGGCGGCGGCCAGGTTGATCAACCGTCCTTCGCCCAGAACGTAGACCCTCCGGCCGTCCGCGAGCTTGAACTCTTCGACGAAATCCCTTATTTCGCGGCGGGCGACAGCCATGGAGGCGAGTGCATCCAGGTCGATTTCAACGTTGAAGTGGCCGGAATTGCAGACGATCGCTCCATCCTTCATCACCGCGAAATGCTCCCTGCGTATGACGTGAATGTCCCCGGTGAGCGTGCAGAAGAAATCGCCCACGACGGCGGCCTGTTCCATGGGCATCACCTGGTATCCGTCCATGACCGCTTCGAGCGCCCGGAGCGGGTCCACCTCCGTAATGATGACCTTGGCGCCCATTCCGGAGGCCCTCATGGCAACGCCTCTGCCGCACCATCCGTAGCCGCTCACCACAAAACCGGAACCGGCCAGGAGACGGTTGGTGGCCCGGACGATCCCGTCCACCGTGCTCTGCCCGGTGCCGTAACGGTTGTCGAACAGGTGCTTGGTGCTGGCGTCGTTCACGGCGATGATGGGATACTGAAGGACGCCTTTGTCCGCCATGCTGCGCAGACGGATCACCCCGGTGGTCGTCTCCTCGGTGCCTCCCAGTATCCCCTGGAGCAACTCCCGGCGGTCCGAGTGCAGGGTGCTCACCAGGTCCGCCCCGTCGTCCATGGTGATGTGCGGGGAGTGCCCGAGCGCCGAATTGATGTG from Syntrophobacter fumaroxidans MPOB includes these protein-coding regions:
- the mltA gene encoding murein transglycosylase A — translated: MLPKILSLAFAALVLFAGCTPQPAPKPTAVSVLQRLPEEQLPDFSDDMDAASLLTAAERSMKFFDRVPADRLYSLGEVQVRADLLKSTLQRFLELCRAQRLDRKTIAAAFDVFLVAPPDRPSLVTGYYEPILEARGRRDETFRHPLYGVPPDLLTIDLPSFDPVKFPTGRLIGRLNERKVVPYFTRAQIDGEKALDRWGSELAWLADPVDAFFLHVQGSGMLRMPGGDRRIGYAGANGRPYRSIGKVLIDRGVMTVDEMSMQAIRAYLGAHPELMEEILWHNESYVFFQWVKEGPMGSINVPLTAGRSIATDPQFHPSGAPCFLETQKPRLDERGNVLGWEPLHRWVLNQDTGGAIKGPGRVDLFCGTGEQGEWQAGRLKHPGKLMILIRKGGIPSGSSQPAVLRRTDAGLPELRPQETCGASPRGAAIAWRSRRHWKRIRISSKHRLSTMMAFRGSSSLRSMSETDAREVSRNIWAALNRSVVSSPRSLTWRSNMEGSAC
- the ahcY gene encoding adenosylhomocysteinase, with amino-acid sequence MEFDVKDPGLAEKGKLRIEWAAQSMPVLRSIHKRFAAEKPLQGTRIAACLHVTTETASLAQTLKAGGAEVRICASNPLSTQDDVAASLVVNDSIPVFAIKGEDKDTYYRHINSALGHSPHITMDDGADLVSTLHSDRRELLQGILGGTEETTTGVIRLRSMADKGVLQYPIIAVNDASTKHLFDNRYGTGQSTVDGIVRATNRLLAGSGFVVSGYGWCGRGVAMRASGMGAKVIITEVDPLRALEAVMDGYQVMPMEQAAVVGDFFCTLTGDIHVIRREHFAVMKDGAIVCNSGHFNVEIDLDALASMAVARREIRDFVEEFKLADGRRVYVLGEGRLINLAAAEGHPSSVMDMSFANQALCTEHMVKHHTTLKKQVYRVPMEIDKNIAKLKLASMNVDIDTLTPEQDAYLHSWEMGT